The sequence below is a genomic window from Deltaproteobacteria bacterium.
AATAGGTATTCCCTTTTTCATCGACCTTTTCCTTAACTACCTTGTCCAGCAGGACTTTGTCCGAGGTTTTATAGGAAGGTTTTCGGGCTTCCATCTCGACCTTGGCAGCCGGAAGGGTCCCGGAAGGAAACTTGAGTTCGGCCTCATAACGTCCGGCTTTTGAGGTGGTCGTTTCTTCCTCTAATTCAACCTTGTTCCCATTCAGAAAAAAATGCAGCCCCACCTCTTTGACCGCTTTGCCCTGGACATTATTGACTGTACCGGCAACGATCAGGATATCGGAAGGTCCGGATGTTTTCGGGGTTTCGGCTGCCGGAACAGCAGCCGATAAACCGATGATTATGGAAAACAGCATTAAGAAAAAAAGAAAGGATCTTTTCATTTTTATGTCCCTTTTATTTTCCTCCCGCCTCTATCTCCCTCGTCAGGGAGAGGATAGAAGTGGAGGATTCCAAAATTTCAAATATCTTGGATCAGTTTTTGTTTTTCTCCTGCCTATTGCCTCTCGCCTATTGCCCCTTGCCTGCTTTTATTTAACCAAAATCGGCATTCCCAACAAAGGCCAGATAGTCAATATGGCCAGGGCCAAGACGATCAATAAAACGATGCTGGCCGGGATACCGGCCCCAAAAAACTCACCGGTGGTGAATTGTTTGGACTCGTAAGCCATGGCATTGGGTGCCGCCCCGATCAACAGGATAAAGGGCATACCGGCCGTGGTCAGGGCCGCATAAAAGACTACTTCCGGGGTGACGCCCAGGTATTTGGCGATCACCAGGGCCACCGGCAGAGAAATGGCAATGGCCGCCACATTCATAATGAAGTTGGTCATAATCAAGACGAAGGTGGCGATGCTCATGACAAAGACCAGCCAGTGGGCTTCCTTGAACATGGTCAGCCAGTGTACGGCCAACCATTGGGCCGTTCCGACCTGCCAGAGACAAAAACCGATACTCATGGCCCCGCTGAACAAAAAGATGATGTTCCAGGGGATCTCTTCCAACTCCTTGACCGTTAAGAGCCTGGTGAGAAAAAATAAAAGGCCTGCCACCAGGATAAGGGCCGAGCGGTCCAGAAACTTCATGGCCGGTATGAAGGATTGGAGGGTCATGACGACCACCACCCCGATGACACAGACGATAACGAAAATTTCCTTGCCGGTCATCGGCCCGAGCTGCTGGTACAGGTCCTGGGCCTTTTTTTTCAAACCTTCGATCCGAGGCTTTTCCGGCTTAAAAAAGATCAGAATCATCACCCAGATCAAAAAGACCATGATCCAGGCTACCGGGAACAAATACTTGGAAAGTTCGAAAAAGGTAATATCCACCCCAGTAAATTCTTTAAACATTCCTACCCCGGCCGGCGCCCTGGCCGATCCCAGCATAGTGGCAATACTTCCGGCCCCGGCGCTGTAGGCCATTCCGACAAAAAGGGCCTTACCAAACTTGGTCGGTTTATCTCCTTCTCCATACAAAGAATAGATGGCCATCAGGATGGGAAAGACCGTTGCCGCAGCGGCCGTGTGGGCCATAAA
It includes:
- a CDS encoding anion permease, whose protein sequence is FMAHTAAAATVFPILMAIYSLYGEGDKPTKFGKALFVGMAYSAGAGSIATMLGSARAPAGVGMFKEFTGVDITFFELSKYLFPVAWIMVFLIWVMILIFFKPEKPRIEGLKKKAQDLYQQLGPMTGKEIFVIVCVIGVVVVMTLQSFIPAMKFLDRSALILVAGLLFFLTRLLTVKELEEIPWNIIFLFSGAMSIGFCLWQVGTAQWLAVHWLTMFKEAHWLVFVMSIATFVLIMTNFIMNVAAIAISLPVALVIAKYLGVTPEVVFYAALTTAGMPFILLIGAAPNAMAYESKQFTTGEFFGAGIPASIVLLIVLALAILTIWPLLGMPILVK